A single window of Nicotiana tomentosiformis chromosome 1, ASM39032v3, whole genome shotgun sequence DNA harbors:
- the LOC138909120 gene encoding uncharacterized protein — MKAQVLADHLAENLVDDEYQPLNTYFQDEEVNSAEVVPENINAWKMFFDRVVNAKGVGIGAILISLASQHYPAMARLRFFCTNNTTEYEACIMCTNMAIDLDVQELLIMENSDLIIRQARGEWKTRDIKLIQYRQHVEDLEYPEQASGDQKRTIKRLASSFFLSGEILYKRTPDLNMLRCVDSREAERIMNEVHIGIHIDLIHMLPSELHPISAPWPFVTWGMDVIGPIKTKASNGHRFILVAISYFTKWIQAVTFKVVTKKAVADFVHSNTICHFGIPKTIISDNAANLNIHLMREVYQQFKIMHRNSTPYRPKANSAVEAANKNIKKILQKMVQGSKQRHESCLLHYWDIGQSCAHQ; from the exons ATGAAAGCCCAAGTCTTGGCAGATCATCTGGCTGAAAACCTGGTTGATGATGAATACCAGCCATTGAACACTTACTTTCAGGACGAGGAAGTAAATTCAGCTGAAGTGGTTCCAGAAAACATCAATGCTTGGAAGATGTTCTTTGATAGGGTTGTGAACGCAAAAGGTGTAGGGATTGGGGCAATTCTCATTTCGCTTGCTAGTCAGCATTATCCGGCCATGGCCCGTCTTCGGTTCTTTTGTACGAACAATACCACTGAATATGAAGCTTGTATAATGTGCACGAACATGGCGATTGATCTGGATGTGCAAGAATTATTGATCATGGAAAATTCTGACTTGATTATTCGACAAGCTCGGGGTGAATGGAAAACTCGGGACATCAAGCTAATACAATATAGACAACATGTGGAAGACCTTG aatatccCGAACAAGCAAGCggagatcaaaagagaaccaTCAAAAGGCTTGCCAGTAGTTTCTTTTTGAGTGGAGAAATCCTGTACAAAAGAACTCCAGATTTGAATATGTTGAGATGTGTGGATTCTCGAGAAGCTGAGAGGATCATGAACGAAGTACATATAGGG ATACACATTGACCTGATTCACATGCTGCCTTCGGAGTTGCATCCTATATCAGCACCTTGGCCATTCGTCACCTGGggcatggatgttattgggccgaTTAAGACAAAAGCTTCAAATGGccacagattcatcttggttgccatCAGTTACTTCACAAAATGGATACAAGCGGTCACTTTCAAAGTTGTAACCAAGAAAGCAGTGGCAGACTTTGTGCATTCCAACACCATTTGCCATTTTggtattcctaaaactatcattTCGGACAATGCCGCAAACCTAAACATCCACTTGATGAGAGAGGTATATCAGCAATTCAAAATTATGCATCGCAACTCTACCCCTTATCGGCCCAAAGCCAATAGTGCCGTCGAAGCTgctaacaagaatatcaagaagattcTTCAGAAAATGGTCCAAGGTTCTAAGCAGAGGCATGAAAGTTGCCTTTTGCACTATTGGGATATCGGACAATCATGCGCACATCAGTAG
- the LOC104091936 gene encoding probably inactive leucine-rich repeat receptor-like protein kinase At5g48380, giving the protein MNGPFKKMVSNCGALTIPAATLIYLLLSCTVCCALQSDIDCLKSIRSSLEDTSNILASSWNFNNQTEGFICKFTGIECWHPDENRVLSIRLPDMGLKGEFPRGIQKCSSLTLLDLSNNKLNGSIPSNISKVIGFVVNLDLSSNLLSGEIPVNLANCSYLNVLKLDNNWLRGQIPPEIGLLGRLKTFSVANNQLTGPVPNFINATFPVESYANNQGLCGNPLPVCRRPAKKTPIGLIAGVTIGVVTVGIAAVAVGLFFYLRRVSKKKKKDDDPEGNKWAKSIKGAKAIKLSMFEKSVSKMRLSDLMKASDNFSKNNIIGSGRTGAVYRAVLDDGTSLMVKRLQNTQHSEKEFVSEMATLGNVKHRNLVPLLGFCAAKKEKLLVYKDMPNGNLHDKLHLVSEGDRVLEWPLRMKIGIGAAKGFAWLHHNCNPRIIHRNISSKCILLDVEFEPRISDFGLARLMNPIDTHLSTFVNGEFGDMGYVAPEYLRTLVATPKGDVYSFGVVLLELVTGERPTYVTKAPESFKGNLVEWITHLSGESMLQDAIDRSLPGKGYDDEVFQVLKVACRCVLSAHKERPSMFEVYQLLRAIGERYNFTTENDILMLSETDDGFQLEELIVAQDVKEAL; this is encoded by the exons ATGAATGGGCCGTTCAAAAAGATGGTGTCAAATTGTGGAGCCCTTACCATTCCTGCTGCTACTTTGATCTATCTGCTCTTGAGTTGCACCGTCTGCTGTGCTCTTCAAAGTGACATTGATTGTCTGAAATCCATTAGAAGTTCGTTGGAAGACACATCCAATATCTTAGCTTCTTCATGGAATTTCAATAATCAGACTGAAGGTTTTATCTGCAAATTTACTGGGATTGAGTGTTGGCATCCTGATGAGAACAGGGTTCTGAGTATCCGTCTTCCAGACATGGGCCTCAAGGGCGAGTTCCCACGTGGTATTCAGAAATGCTCATCTTTAACATTATTGGATCTTTCAAACAACAAGCTCAATGGAAGTATTCCGTCTAATATCTCCAAAGTTATAGGTTTCGTGGTGAACCTTGATCTATCCTCCAACCTACTATCGGGAGAAATCCCTGTGAATCTAGCAAATTGCTCTTATCTGAATGTCCTTAAACTCGATAACAACTGGTTAAGAGGTCAAATTCCTCCCGAGATTGGCCTGCTTGGTCGACTGAAGACGTTTAGTGTAGCAAACAATCAATTGACTGGGCCAGTTCCAAACTTTATAAATGCAACTTTTCCTGTTGAGAGTTATGCCAATAATCAAGGACTGTGTGGAAATCCTTTGCCTGTCTGCCGGCGTCCTGCAAAGAAAACTCCTATTGGACTCATTGCTGGTGTAACGATTGGTGTGGTGACTGTAGGTATTGCCGCCGTGGCCGTCGGTTTGTTCTTTTATCTAAGAAGGGTGtccaagaagaaaaaaaaggacgACGATCCTGAGGGGAATAAATGGGCAAAGAGTATTAAGGGCGCCAAAGCAATCAAG CTTTCAATGTTTGAGAAGTCTGTTTCAAAAATGAGACTAAGTGATCTCATGAAGGCGAGTGACAacttcagcaaaaataatattattggaTCAGGAAGAACAGGAGCTGTCTACAGGGCAGTACTTGATGATGGCACTTCTCTTATGGTTAAGAGGTTGCAGAATACTCAACATTCGGAAAAAGAATTTGTTTCTGAGATGGCTACTTTGGGAAATGTAAAGCACCGTAACTTGGTTCCTCTTCTGGGGTTTTGCGCGGCTAAGAAAGAAAAGCTGTTGGTTTACAAGGACATGCCAAATGGTAACCTGCATGATAAGTTACATTTGGTTAGTGAAGGGGACAGAGTTCTAGAGTGGCCTTTGAGAATGAAAATCGGCATTGGAGCAGCCAAAGGATTTGCGTGGCTCCACCACAATTGCAATCCTCGTATTATCCACAGAAACATTAGTTCTAAATGCATCTTATTGGATGTGGAATTTGAGCCAAGAATATCGGATTTTGGACTTGCTCGGCTCATGAATCCAATTGACACTCATTTGAGTACTTTTGTCAATGGAGAATTTGGGGACATGGGTTATGTCGCTCCAGAGTACTTGCGAACTCTTGTGGCTACACCAAAAGGTGACGTCTATAGCTTCGGTGTTGTACTTCTTGAGTTGGTAACGGGTGAGAGGCCTACTTACGTGACCAAAGCTCCTGAGAGTTTTAAGGGAAATTTGGTGGAGTGGATCACACATCTCTCGGGTGAATCTATGCTTCAAGATGCAATTGACCGTTCATTGCCTGGAAAAGGTTATGATGATGAGGTCTTCCAGGTTCTTAAAGTTGCTTGTCGATGTGTATTGTCTGCACATAAGGAGAGACCCTCAATGTTTGAAGTGTACCAGCTGCTGAGAGCCATAGGAGAACGATATAATTTCACTACagaaaatgatattttgatgctTTCGGAGACTGATGATGGTTTTCAGCTGGAGGAACTCATTGTTGCCCAAGATGTAAAAGAGGCTTTATAG